A window from Hymenobacter volaticus encodes these proteins:
- a CDS encoding lysophospholipid acyltransferase family protein: MELLPPHHLYLPGALRRSRELLRPLWEQFAHLRDLQQLYEQCRHHNGLAFVEQLLLQLRITVEYDPNELRRLPAGAFVAVANHPCGLIDGIVLLHLLGKVRPEIRAVANELLAPLLPHLAAQLVLISPERAAAGRNVPGVRRLLRHLHNDVPLLLFPAGEVAHSSIPFRPAIDSAWSPTAGRLLDAARVPVVPIWLSGQNSAGFSLLGFVHPLLRTARLPVELLNKRGQTIQVRIGLPVAPVVLDRLPAPDRLAYLRARVYALGTSAERYLAALLPPLPVLPVIAETSSALIEADIAALRPGRCLLISGRWEVYVAKRCEIPHVLREIGRLRELTFRREGEGTQQPSDLDAYDDYYRHLFLYDREKQLLVGAYRLGLGRAILRQYGRRGFYLHSLFQLKKQLNPLLRQSLELGRSFVRVEYQRQALPLSLLWKGIAEYLATHPEYRYLIGPVSISNRFSATSKAVMVDYLRRHFFDAELAQHVKPRKQFRYKPLDAGEAPELLQTGLTSLQDLQQFISGLEPGGSGVPVLLRQYLKQNARLLGFNLDPNFSNALDGLLLLDARELPARTHRLLER; this comes from the coding sequence ATGGAATTGCTTCCCCCGCATCACCTGTATTTGCCAGGAGCTTTACGCCGTTCGCGTGAGCTACTGCGTCCTTTGTGGGAGCAATTTGCGCATCTACGTGACTTACAACAGCTTTACGAGCAATGCCGTCATCATAATGGGCTTGCCTTCGTGGAACAACTGCTGTTGCAACTTCGCATCACCGTTGAATACGATCCTAATGAGCTACGGCGGTTGCCCGCGGGTGCTTTCGTAGCCGTAGCCAACCATCCGTGCGGCCTGATTGACGGCATTGTGTTGTTGCATTTGCTAGGCAAGGTCCGGCCTGAGATACGCGCAGTGGCCAACGAGTTACTGGCTCCCTTGTTGCCGCACTTGGCTGCGCAGCTAGTGTTGATTAGTCCAGAACGGGCAGCGGCTGGTCGCAACGTGCCGGGAGTGCGCCGCTTGTTGCGCCACTTGCACAACGATGTACCATTGCTTCTCTTTCCCGCAGGTGAGGTTGCTCACAGCTCTATTCCTTTCCGCCCCGCCATTGATTCCGCCTGGAGCCCTACTGCTGGCCGGCTGCTGGATGCTGCTCGTGTGCCGGTGGTGCCCATATGGCTGAGTGGGCAAAACAGCGCTGGTTTCAGCTTATTAGGGTTTGTACATCCGCTGCTGCGCACGGCTCGCTTACCAGTCGAGTTGCTCAACAAACGCGGGCAAACCATTCAAGTGAGAATAGGGCTGCCTGTGGCACCGGTCGTATTGGATCGGCTTCCGGCGCCCGACCGGCTAGCGTATCTTCGAGCACGAGTATATGCCCTTGGTACTTCGGCCGAGCGCTACCTCGCCGCTCTGCTACCGCCACTGCCCGTGCTTCCCGTCATTGCCGAAACTTCTTCGGCTCTTATCGAAGCCGACATTGCTGCTTTGCGCCCTGGCCGATGCTTGCTTATTAGCGGCCGGTGGGAAGTGTATGTGGCGAAGCGCTGCGAAATACCCCATGTTTTGCGTGAAATCGGCCGCTTGCGAGAGCTTACTTTTCGGCGCGAAGGGGAAGGCACTCAGCAACCTAGTGACCTCGACGCTTACGACGACTACTACCGACATCTGTTCCTGTACGACCGTGAAAAGCAATTGCTTGTTGGCGCGTACCGACTGGGGCTAGGACGAGCAATTTTGCGTCAGTACGGGCGGCGAGGATTTTACCTGCACTCGTTGTTCCAATTAAAAAAGCAGCTGAATCCGCTGTTGCGTCAGTCGCTGGAGCTGGGCCGGTCGTTCGTGCGAGTGGAGTACCAGCGGCAGGCGCTGCCGTTGTCGCTGCTCTGGAAAGGCATTGCTGAATACCTGGCCACCCATCCAGAATACCGCTATCTGATAGGGCCGGTGAGCATCAGTAACCGATTTTCTGCCACCTCAAAAGCGGTAATGGTCGATTATTTAAGGCGCCACTTTTTTGATGCAGAATTGGCGCAACACGTAAAGCCGCGTAAGCAATTCCGATACAAACCCTTGGATGCCGGAGAAGCACCCGAACTGCTGCAAACAGGGCTTACAAGCCTGCAGGATTTGCAGCAGTTCATCAGTGGGCTAGAGCCCGGTGGTAGTGGAGTTCCGGTGTTGTTGCGTCAGTATCTCAAGCAAAATGCTCGCTTGCTCGGCTTCAATCTCGACCCCAACTTCAGCAACGCCCTCGATGGTCTGTTGCTGCTTGATGCCCGCGAGCTACCTGCTCGTACC
- a CDS encoding DNA/RNA non-specific endonuclease encodes MHRTFYRLLISGSLTVLAVSCAKDELVAPQVGAVVQSSDVVATRDGNLAMGNPSGAVASSTQYTNYLLVKPQFTMSYHRDRAIPNWVSWHLSSAWLGSTPRQDNFGPDNSLPTGWFKATSSSYSGSGFDRGHNCPSADRTGSVADNTATFLMSNMMPQAPNNNQRTWAGLENYCRTLAEAGNELYIVCGSYGRGGTGANGYATTVAGGKITVPARCWKVVVVLPNGASDASRVSASTRVIAIDTPNDNSVNTNWGTYRTTVDAIEQVTGYDLLSAVSTAVQSTVEARVDSGPTN; translated from the coding sequence ATGCATCGTACTTTTTACCGATTACTAATTAGTGGCTCACTCACTGTATTGGCCGTTTCCTGCGCTAAAGACGAATTAGTTGCTCCCCAAGTTGGCGCCGTTGTTCAATCGTCTGATGTAGTGGCCACGCGCGACGGCAACTTGGCAATGGGTAATCCGAGCGGTGCAGTAGCCAGTTCAACGCAGTACACCAACTACTTGCTGGTAAAGCCGCAGTTCACAATGTCATATCACCGCGACCGGGCCATTCCGAACTGGGTAAGCTGGCACTTAAGTAGCGCTTGGTTGGGCAGTACCCCGCGTCAAGACAATTTTGGACCCGATAATTCGCTCCCCACAGGTTGGTTTAAAGCAACGAGTAGCAGCTATAGTGGCTCGGGCTTCGACCGGGGCCACAATTGCCCCTCCGCCGACCGCACCGGCTCGGTTGCTGATAACACGGCTACCTTTTTGATGAGTAACATGATGCCTCAGGCTCCAAACAACAATCAGCGCACTTGGGCCGGGCTCGAAAATTACTGCCGCACTCTTGCCGAAGCTGGCAATGAGTTATACATCGTCTGCGGTAGTTACGGCCGGGGTGGAACCGGCGCCAATGGCTACGCCACGACGGTGGCAGGCGGTAAAATAACAGTGCCCGCACGCTGTTGGAAAGTAGTAGTCGTGCTACCTAACGGTGCTTCAGATGCTAGTCGTGTCAGTGCTAGCACTCGCGTCATCGCCATCGATACGCCCAACGACAACAGCGTGAATACGAACTGGGGCACCTACCGAACCACTGTCGACGCCATCGAGCAAGTCACAGGCTACGATTTACTGTCTGCAGTAAGCACCGCAGTACAGAGCACTGTTGAAGCGCGGGTTGACAGTGGCCCAACCAATTAA
- a CDS encoding T9SS type A sorting domain-containing protein, protein MKYGLHFRMLSVLALCLFGTSHIWAQQTNTVYYSTTGRSSFSRTCPLTILGATCGSISNEANAVDANFDTFATLRSSILLGPVALRMDMSGIVPKNHRAGVVIGTSTGLSAIGTVKVHTYLGTAPKQTLDVTSLAQTALGSTQPGRIEFLATEAFDKIELEVGALLNLSYDVRVYYAYGIDANLVETASGVVSRFATPTEGSNYSTAVVDNTVTVCANSGVLNPERAADQTLTNYATFTTLAGVSCPSTLRVKLEAPSLAGYYAGFVVGEQSLLDLSALTGLRITTYKNGVAQETATGAQLLQITVLPEGKQQVSFPTTLAFDEVQITRSSAVSALDNLALYYGFGLEPSVFRDQTPVLSNFSSGAGQFAIASDGVLCVLCANTSVLNPERAADGNMSSNDYATMRTGLAGALTSTALRLNLNGSGEAGNSAGVVLNQGSGLLNTQLLNGITLRTYGGPNGDRLLETASGASLLQQGLLPDGRAEVFFRTTQDFQRVEIEVNNAVSALDQTRIYYAFAQDRPLGFPKIINALAAPLPVKLKSFQAKAVGRKVEVTWQTALEASNSYFVVERAQQAKGSFATLGQVEGSGTSANGKSYSFDDETVAALGATTLYYRLRQVDTDGKESLSPVMVVKLSEQAAAGVEVYPNPAATSAEVRIRTYESKATALAIYNMHGTLLRQIPVTESTLQLVDTTLPAGLYHLVLLGGRGQLLSTQKLVVTGR, encoded by the coding sequence ATGAAATACGGTCTTCACTTTCGCATGTTATCTGTTTTGGCTTTGTGCCTGTTTGGAACGTCCCACATCTGGGCTCAGCAAACAAACACTGTCTATTATTCTACTACGGGTCGCTCTAGCTTCAGCCGGACCTGCCCACTCACTATCCTTGGTGCTACTTGCGGAAGCATCAGCAACGAAGCCAATGCCGTAGACGCAAATTTCGACACTTTTGCCACATTACGCTCCTCTATTTTGCTTGGGCCCGTTGCGCTACGGATGGATATGTCGGGCATAGTGCCCAAAAACCACCGAGCTGGAGTGGTAATCGGAACTTCTACTGGCTTATCGGCTATCGGTACGGTAAAGGTGCATACCTATCTCGGAACCGCTCCCAAACAGACCTTAGACGTTACGTCCCTTGCGCAAACTGCATTGGGTTCAACTCAGCCCGGTCGGATCGAGTTTTTAGCTACTGAGGCATTCGACAAAATTGAACTTGAAGTCGGTGCGTTGCTCAATCTTAGCTACGACGTTCGGGTATATTATGCATATGGCATCGACGCCAATCTGGTAGAAACTGCTAGTGGGGTGGTGTCTCGTTTTGCAACGCCGACGGAAGGCAGCAACTATAGCACCGCTGTAGTGGATAATACAGTAACGGTGTGTGCTAACTCAGGTGTACTCAATCCCGAACGGGCAGCAGATCAGACACTAACCAACTACGCCACCTTCACGACATTGGCCGGGGTAAGCTGCCCTAGCACGCTACGAGTGAAGTTGGAAGCTCCCTCGCTCGCCGGCTATTACGCGGGTTTTGTGGTAGGGGAGCAAAGCTTGCTCGATTTAAGTGCCCTAACCGGATTGCGCATTACCACCTACAAAAATGGGGTAGCGCAGGAAACGGCTACCGGCGCCCAACTGCTACAAATAACGGTGTTGCCAGAGGGCAAGCAGCAGGTAAGCTTCCCAACTACATTGGCCTTCGATGAAGTACAAATAACTCGCTCTTCAGCAGTAAGTGCCCTTGATAACCTAGCCTTGTATTATGGATTTGGACTAGAGCCTAGTGTCTTCCGGGACCAAACTCCGGTGCTATCCAACTTTTCGAGTGGTGCTGGTCAGTTTGCTATTGCTTCCGACGGTGTTCTGTGTGTGCTGTGTGCCAATACGAGCGTGCTCAACCCCGAGCGAGCCGCCGATGGCAACATGAGCAGCAACGACTATGCTACTATGCGTACGGGCTTGGCCGGGGCTCTAACGTCAACGGCCCTCCGCTTGAATTTGAATGGGTCGGGAGAGGCAGGCAATTCGGCAGGAGTAGTGCTCAATCAGGGCAGCGGCCTACTCAATACGCAACTACTCAACGGTATTACCCTGCGTACCTATGGCGGCCCCAATGGAGACCGATTGCTAGAAACGGCTAGTGGAGCAAGCTTACTGCAACAAGGATTGTTGCCAGATGGGCGCGCTGAGGTTTTCTTCCGCACCACGCAGGATTTTCAGCGTGTAGAAATTGAGGTTAATAATGCCGTTAGTGCCCTCGACCAAACGCGGATTTACTATGCGTTTGCACAAGACCGTCCGCTGGGCTTTCCCAAAATTATCAATGCGTTGGCGGCTCCTCTGCCCGTAAAGTTAAAATCCTTCCAGGCGAAAGCCGTTGGGCGTAAAGTGGAGGTAACTTGGCAAACGGCTTTGGAGGCTAGCAACAGCTACTTCGTAGTGGAGCGTGCTCAGCAAGCCAAAGGTAGCTTCGCAACCCTCGGCCAGGTAGAAGGCAGTGGCACAAGCGCCAACGGCAAGAGCTATAGCTTCGACGATGAAACAGTTGCCGCCTTGGGTGCCACTACGCTGTATTATCGTCTGCGCCAAGTAGACACCGACGGCAAAGAAAGTTTGTCTCCAGTAATGGTTGTGAAATTAAGCGAGCAAGCTGCCGCGGGAGTAGAAGTGTACCCTAACCCTGCTGCTACTTCCGCCGAAGTACGGATACGTACGTATGAAAGCAAGGCTACTGCTCTAGCCATCTATAACATGCACGGAACCTTGTTGCGGCAGATTCCAGTTACTGAATCGACGTTGCAATTAGTTGATACCACGTTGCCAGCAGGACTGTACCACTTGGTGCTACTTGGAGGTCGAGGTCAGCTTCTCAGCACTCAAAAGCTAGTGGTCACAGGTCGATAA
- a CDS encoding sigma-54-dependent transcriptional regulator: MPTSLPVNIFIVEDNAWYGELLEYKLAQNPDYQIQRFTTAQACLAHLNELPDLITLDYNLPDGKGDEVLRQIKERLPEVAVIVISGQEDVRTAIGLLRQGAYDYLVKDEETADRLWNVVGNVRKQLQLRRENERLREQIGQKYDPSRAILGESPQMRQLASLIEKAARTNITVSVSGETGTGKELVAKAIHYQSARRNRAFVAVNVAAIPHELLESELFGHEKGAFTGAISRRIGRFEEAHQGTLFLDEIGELPLDLQAKLLRVLQEREVQRVGGGQPIPFDARLMVATHRNMAEEVKNGRFREDLYYRLLGLPIVLPPLRERGQDILLLAESFLKDFCNQNKMAHCTFSPEAQDLMLHYPFPGNVRELKAVVELAAVLAENDTIQPQDLSLRAQVSSNGTSSAPTSNESLRVQVATIVQRYLDAHQGNILQVAAKLQIGKSTIYRMAQNNEVRLR, translated from the coding sequence ATGCCTACATCATTACCTGTTAACATTTTTATAGTAGAGGACAACGCTTGGTACGGCGAGTTGCTCGAATATAAATTAGCGCAGAATCCAGATTACCAAATTCAGCGCTTCACTACCGCTCAAGCTTGTCTTGCGCACCTCAATGAGCTGCCAGACCTCATCACTTTGGATTACAATTTGCCCGATGGCAAGGGTGACGAAGTACTGCGTCAGATCAAGGAGCGGCTACCCGAAGTAGCCGTCATTGTCATTTCCGGTCAAGAGGATGTTCGTACGGCTATCGGTTTGCTCCGACAGGGTGCCTACGACTATTTGGTTAAAGACGAGGAAACTGCTGACCGCCTATGGAATGTAGTAGGCAACGTGCGCAAGCAGTTGCAGCTACGGCGTGAAAATGAACGGTTGCGTGAGCAAATCGGGCAGAAATACGATCCTAGCCGTGCCATCTTGGGCGAGAGTCCGCAAATGCGACAACTTGCCTCGCTTATTGAGAAAGCCGCCCGCACCAACATCACAGTGTCTGTTAGTGGCGAAACTGGAACGGGTAAAGAACTGGTAGCTAAAGCTATTCATTATCAATCGGCCCGTCGCAACCGGGCTTTCGTGGCCGTAAATGTGGCGGCTATTCCGCACGAATTGCTGGAGAGCGAATTATTTGGGCACGAAAAGGGCGCTTTCACGGGGGCCATTAGCCGTCGGATTGGTCGGTTTGAAGAAGCGCACCAAGGCACCCTCTTCTTAGACGAGATTGGGGAGCTGCCTTTGGATCTGCAGGCGAAGCTTCTGCGCGTTTTACAAGAACGCGAAGTTCAGCGCGTCGGGGGTGGGCAACCCATTCCTTTCGATGCTCGCTTGATGGTGGCTACCCACCGCAACATGGCCGAAGAAGTGAAGAATGGTCGTTTTAGGGAAGACTTGTATTACCGCTTGCTCGGGCTGCCCATCGTGCTGCCACCGCTTCGGGAGCGAGGACAGGACATTTTGTTGCTTGCTGAGTCGTTCTTGAAAGACTTCTGCAACCAAAACAAAATGGCTCATTGCACTTTCTCGCCCGAAGCCCAGGACTTGATGTTGCATTATCCTTTTCCGGGTAATGTGCGCGAACTGAAAGCCGTGGTGGAACTAGCGGCGGTATTAGCCGAAAACGACACCATTCAGCCCCAGGATTTGTCGCTCCGTGCGCAGGTTAGCTCCAATGGCACCAGTTCGGCCCCAACGAGCAACGAATCTTTGCGGGTGCAGGTAGCTACCATTGTGCAACGATATCTTGATGCGCACCAAGGCAATATTTTGCAGGTGGCAGCCAAGCTGCAAATCGGAAAATCTACTATCTACCGGATGGCGCAAAACAATGAAGTCCGGCTTCGGTAG
- a CDS encoding PAS domain S-box protein — protein MTTIAYRQQQRQLRHARTMHQAAQQQLQELREQLQQQSEQAASQLKALLQTMSSGILAQDANLRIVLVNERLCELLNLTDSAATYIGLEQDQFFSQGTEFCNAEQVRQQAWQAMLSQQRVAELIPLTNGTILQREYLPLMQDGNTVLHLWSYEDVTEQQKVLARVRELSQLAEQSPAPIICFGNDGQARYANPAASHVLEALALPKWRATYDFMRQEVAQALVDNTPRTVEHGLADQHYLWTIVPLAGEEAANIYLTDITARRQAERELRHSQLFASRINDTLPGIVLLFDVQEQRIVYVNRQVKRVMGYSEQEVLDLGSGVVPYLLDADGQQQLLSLPERVATLTDEQTVNYEFWVRHKNGSWRWMRIRGSAFLRDADGTIRQLVGSAEDMTERKAAEESLRRTRQRQERVANTIPNLIYIYDYQRKRTVYCNRYIETITGYTEAEIVAMGDDAFLKLMPEAEAQKLRQHIIQMSEAQDGEVLTQEYHLTHLNGSVRWLRLTTTPFERDKEGRVRQIVGTAEDITRWKVADEQRRTANRRLAEQNRLFRQVIDTTPHLIYLKDTQGHYLLANRATAELYGMTPAQVVNTQLGQRPISLADSQRYRRQDEQVIRTGKELAQEETFTRPDGSLLWFYSVKRPFVLADGSVQVLGIDSNITELKRMQLDLRAAKEAAEENAQAKQNFLANMSHEIRTPLNGILGIAGLLAKTPLDDQQSQYLGHIRHSADHLLVVINDVLAMAQLGAGKIRTETIPFDLRDVLQASQESLLPRAQEKGIALTLNLPSADVPTTVLGDPYRLRQILLNLLSNAVKFTERGQVSLTCHQLSEPGEKQLFQFSVQDTGPGIPLHQLQDMFEPFTQASASTAREYGGSGLGLSISRGLVELMGGTMTAESQLHEGSTFMFTLPFSSTKATVTQEPHAPTLDFRSLGPRRVLLAEDNAINQFLVESLLRNWGWNVDTAGTGPEALTLFGRNFYDIVLMDIQMPGMDGETAMRLLRQHPEPARAATPILALTAHALRGEAERYLASGFSGYLSKPFREEELFQTISAALGQRPAVQSITKEEAPKEEAPAASLYSLSGIRRLAHGNEEFVRRLAQLFIQTTPPAVQGMEQYASSGDCQKLSASAHNLKSSLDGLHIRQLHGPIRQLEACRDTPLPADQAQQLVAVVRDVTEKVMEGLRQDFPGL, from the coding sequence ATGACCACTATAGCATACCGTCAGCAGCAACGTCAATTGCGGCACGCACGAACTATGCACCAAGCCGCGCAGCAACAATTGCAAGAACTGCGCGAGCAACTGCAACAGCAAAGTGAGCAGGCGGCTAGTCAGCTAAAAGCACTGCTTCAAACGATGAGTTCGGGCATTCTGGCACAGGATGCAAACTTGCGAATAGTGCTCGTGAACGAGCGTTTGTGTGAACTGCTAAACTTAACCGATTCTGCCGCTACATATATCGGGTTGGAGCAGGATCAGTTTTTTTCGCAAGGCACTGAGTTTTGCAATGCCGAGCAGGTACGGCAGCAGGCTTGGCAGGCTATGCTCAGCCAACAGCGCGTCGCGGAGTTGATTCCACTCACCAATGGCACTATTCTGCAACGGGAGTATTTGCCGTTGATGCAGGATGGAAATACGGTGCTGCACCTGTGGAGCTATGAGGACGTAACAGAACAGCAAAAAGTGCTGGCGCGGGTGCGCGAGCTCTCGCAACTAGCCGAACAAAGCCCAGCGCCCATCATCTGCTTTGGCAACGATGGGCAGGCTCGCTACGCTAACCCAGCGGCTAGCCACGTGCTAGAAGCATTGGCCCTTCCTAAGTGGCGAGCTACGTATGACTTTATGCGGCAAGAAGTAGCGCAGGCACTGGTGGACAACACGCCGCGCACAGTGGAACATGGCCTTGCCGACCAGCATTACCTCTGGACTATAGTGCCGCTAGCTGGCGAAGAAGCCGCCAACATCTACCTCACCGATATTACAGCTCGCCGCCAAGCCGAAAGGGAACTCCGGCACAGTCAGCTTTTCGCGTCCCGCATCAACGACACGCTCCCAGGTATTGTGCTGTTGTTCGACGTGCAAGAGCAGCGCATCGTGTACGTCAATCGGCAGGTGAAGCGGGTGATGGGGTACTCCGAACAGGAGGTTTTAGACCTGGGAAGCGGTGTTGTACCGTATTTATTGGATGCAGATGGGCAGCAGCAACTTCTTAGCTTGCCAGAGCGGGTTGCCACTCTTACCGACGAGCAAACGGTTAATTACGAGTTCTGGGTGCGCCATAAGAACGGCAGCTGGCGCTGGATGCGCATCCGGGGTAGCGCCTTTTTGCGCGACGCCGATGGCACGATTCGGCAATTGGTAGGCAGCGCTGAAGATATGACGGAGCGCAAGGCAGCGGAAGAATCGTTGCGCCGGACGCGGCAGCGCCAGGAACGAGTTGCTAACACGATTCCTAACCTGATTTATATATACGATTACCAGCGAAAGCGCACGGTTTACTGCAATCGGTATATCGAAACCATTACGGGATATACAGAAGCTGAAATTGTGGCTATGGGTGACGACGCTTTCTTGAAGCTGATGCCCGAAGCAGAAGCCCAGAAGCTTCGGCAACACATCATCCAAATGAGTGAGGCTCAAGATGGCGAAGTACTTACGCAGGAGTATCACCTAACGCACCTCAACGGCTCGGTGCGCTGGCTGCGCCTTACGACAACTCCATTTGAGCGCGACAAGGAAGGCCGGGTACGGCAGATAGTAGGCACCGCAGAAGACATTACGCGCTGGAAAGTAGCCGACGAGCAGCGGCGCACTGCCAACCGCCGTTTAGCTGAGCAAAATCGACTGTTCCGCCAGGTAATTGATACCACCCCGCACCTTATCTATTTAAAAGACACGCAGGGTCATTACTTGCTAGCCAACCGGGCTACGGCCGAGCTTTACGGCATGACGCCAGCCCAAGTGGTGAACACGCAACTTGGCCAGCGGCCAATAAGCTTGGCCGACAGCCAACGTTACCGTCGCCAGGATGAGCAAGTGATTCGTACGGGCAAGGAGTTGGCGCAGGAAGAAACCTTCACCCGCCCTGATGGCTCACTACTATGGTTCTACAGTGTGAAGCGGCCCTTTGTGCTGGCCGATGGTAGCGTCCAGGTGCTAGGCATCGATAGCAACATCACGGAGCTGAAGCGCATGCAGTTGGATTTGCGAGCTGCGAAGGAGGCTGCCGAAGAAAACGCACAAGCCAAGCAGAACTTCTTGGCTAATATGAGCCACGAAATCCGGACTCCTCTTAATGGCATTCTAGGCATTGCCGGGTTGTTGGCCAAAACGCCACTCGATGATCAACAAAGTCAGTACTTAGGCCACATCCGTCACTCCGCCGACCATCTGCTGGTGGTAATCAACGATGTGCTGGCTATGGCCCAGCTGGGTGCAGGGAAAATTCGGACGGAGACTATTCCCTTCGATCTGCGCGACGTGCTTCAGGCCAGCCAGGAGTCGTTGTTGCCGCGGGCGCAGGAGAAAGGCATTGCCCTTACGCTAAACCTTCCGTCCGCCGATGTGCCGACCACTGTTTTAGGCGACCCGTACCGCTTACGCCAGATTCTGCTTAATCTGCTCTCCAATGCTGTTAAGTTCACGGAGCGGGGCCAAGTAAGCCTGACGTGCCACCAACTGAGCGAGCCGGGCGAGAAACAGCTCTTCCAATTCTCGGTACAGGATACTGGTCCGGGCATTCCGCTGCACCAACTGCAGGACATGTTTGAGCCTTTCACGCAGGCTTCTGCCAGCACAGCCCGCGAATACGGAGGCTCGGGCCTGGGCCTGAGTATTTCGCGCGGCCTTGTCGAGTTGATGGGGGGTACCATGACCGCTGAAAGCCAGTTGCACGAAGGCAGCACCTTTATGTTTACGCTGCCTTTCAGTTCTACAAAAGCTACTGTCACCCAAGAGCCGCACGCCCCTACTCTTGACTTCAGGAGCTTAGGGCCGCGCCGGGTGCTGCTCGCTGAAGACAATGCCATCAACCAGTTTCTGGTAGAATCGCTGCTGCGCAACTGGGGCTGGAACGTGGATACGGCTGGTACTGGTCCTGAGGCGCTGACCTTGTTTGGGCGCAACTTCTATGATATTGTGCTGATGGACATTCAGATGCCGGGAATGGACGGCGAAACGGCGATGCGGCTACTCCGGCAGCACCCCGAACCGGCCCGCGCTGCAACGCCCATCTTGGCGCTTACGGCCCACGCGTTGCGCGGCGAAGCGGAGCGCTACTTGGCCTCAGGATTTTCTGGCTACCTCTCCAAGCCTTTCCGCGAAGAAGAATTGTTTCAAACTATTTCCGCTGCGCTAGGTCAGCGGCCAGCAGTGCAGTCTATTACCAAAGAGGAAGCGCCCAAAGAGGAGGCACCGGCAGCTTCACTTTACAGCCTAAGCGGCATCCGCCGATTAGCCCACGGCAACGAAGAGTTTGTTCGGCGGTTGGCGCAGCTTTTCATTCAAACCACGCCGCCGGCTGTGCAGGGCATGGAGCAGTATGCTTCTTCCGGCGATTGTCAGAAGTTGTCGGCTTCGGCCCATAACCTGAAAAGCTCGCTCGATGGTTTGCATATCCGCCAACTGCACGGCCCTATTCGCCAGTTGGAAGCATGCCGCGATACACCACTGCCCGCAGACCAGGCTCAGCAACTTGTGGCGGTGGTCCGCGACGTGACGGAGAAAGTAATGGAGGGCTTACGGCAGGACTTTCCAGGATTATAA
- a CDS encoding flavin-containing monooxygenase produces MNNNEVHTLVIGAGQAGLAAAYYLQQRGVDFVVLDERATVGEVWATRFDALRLFSPAWASGLPGFPWPGSKLRYPSKDEAAAYLRNYAAHFRFPIHLGQRVISLVPAIGSGYVVETAARATYCAQHVIISTGAYPAPKVPAFAASLPKHVQQIHSSHYYRPSQIAGTGPVAVVGSGNSALQIAADLASTARPVYVAFDENTKALPNNQLIWALLKSTGLLRLSRSNFLGRRMMHTPEPVVSGDLQRLRSYANAKFVGRATGATPEGALLARRSTTPPLEAVVWATGFQPAYDWVKLPIFDATGIPRHQRGLTEAPGLAFLGLPWLDSRGSALMGGAGADARFVVHNL; encoded by the coding sequence ATGAATAATAATGAAGTTCATACCCTTGTTATTGGAGCTGGGCAAGCCGGTCTAGCTGCGGCCTATTACTTACAACAACGGGGCGTAGACTTTGTAGTGCTGGATGAGCGCGCAACCGTGGGCGAGGTATGGGCCACCCGCTTCGACGCATTGCGTCTTTTTTCTCCGGCCTGGGCAAGCGGACTGCCTGGTTTTCCCTGGCCGGGCTCAAAGCTCCGCTATCCTTCCAAAGACGAAGCCGCTGCTTACCTGCGCAACTACGCCGCCCACTTCCGCTTCCCGATTCACTTAGGCCAACGGGTGATTAGTCTAGTGCCTGCTATTGGTTCTGGCTATGTGGTCGAGACGGCTGCTAGGGCTACCTACTGTGCGCAGCACGTTATTATCAGCACGGGTGCCTACCCAGCGCCCAAGGTTCCCGCCTTTGCAGCCAGCCTACCAAAGCATGTACAACAGATTCACAGCAGCCACTACTATCGGCCTAGCCAAATTGCAGGCACAGGGCCGGTAGCCGTAGTAGGCAGCGGCAATTCCGCTTTACAAATAGCGGCCGACTTAGCGAGCACAGCCCGGCCGGTTTATGTCGCCTTCGATGAAAACACCAAGGCCCTGCCCAACAACCAGCTGATATGGGCACTCCTGAAAAGCACGGGCCTATTGCGCCTGTCGCGCTCCAATTTTTTGGGGCGCCGCATGATGCACACGCCTGAACCGGTAGTAAGCGGCGACTTGCAACGGCTCCGGAGCTATGCCAACGCCAAATTCGTTGGTCGGGCTACGGGAGCAACGCCTGAAGGAGCTTTACTAGCCCGGCGTAGCACTACGCCTCCACTAGAAGCAGTAGTGTGGGCCACCGGCTTTCAACCGGCCTACGACTGGGTTAAGCTACCCATCTTCGATGCTACGGGAATTCCGCGTCATCAGCGAGGCCTTACGGAAGCACCGGGGCTAGCCTTTCTAGGTTTGCCTTGGCTAGATAGCCGCGGCTCGGCACTTATGGGCGGTGCCGGAGCCGATGCTAGGTTTGTGGTACACAACTTATGA